A window from Gossypium raimondii isolate GPD5lz chromosome 7, ASM2569854v1, whole genome shotgun sequence encodes these proteins:
- the LOC105794908 gene encoding RING-H2 finger protein ATL52, whose protein sequence is MGDLNTEGPSSSSLPLSSRSNLPMLYYGLVVVGTAAVVLAVYNLIVIRWCTQRPDYSRQRQTRLAEMAAGRSYESQSRIILSSSFKYKKGSIDTGSEEAGEHECAVCLSVFEDGDEVRQLPRCKHSFHAPCIDMWLYSHFDCPLCRTLVDPEPSLIRRRQTEEAPPQNPREDILGVPDLV, encoded by the coding sequence ATGGGAGACTTAAACACTGAAGgcccttcttcttcttctcttcccCTTTCTTCAAGGTCTAATTTGCCTATGCTTTACTATGGTCTCGTTGTAGTCGGAACAGCTGCCGTTGTATTGGCTGTATACAACCTTATCGTCATCCGGTGGTGTACACAGCGCCCTGATTATTCTAGGCAAAGACAAACCCGACTTGCCGAAATGGCTGCTGGGCGGAGTTACGAGAGCCAGAGTAGGATCATATTGTCGTCGAGCTTCAAGTACAAGAAGGGAAGCATCGACACGGGGTCTGAAGAAGCCGGAGAACATGAATGCGCAGTTTGTTTATCGGTTTTCGAAGATGGAGATGAAGTGAGGCAACTTCCAAGGTGCAAGCATTCTTTCCATGCTCCTTGTATAGATATGTGGCTCTATTCTCATTTCGATTGTCCACTATGCCGTACCTTAGTGGATCCCGAGCCTTCTCTGATTCGTCGGAGACAAACAGAGGAAGCTCCACCGCAGAATCCCAGAGAAGATATTCTAGGCGTCCCAGATTTAGTTTGA
- the LOC105794832 gene encoding vacuolar protein sorting-associated protein 2 homolog 1 yields the protein MSFLFGKRKTPAELLRENKRMLDKSIREIERERQGLQNQEKKLIAEIKKTAKQGQMGAVKVMAKDLIRTRHQIEKFYKLKSQLQGVSLRIQTLKSTQAMGEAMKGVTKAMGRMNRQMNLPSLQKIMQEFEMQNEKMEMVSEVMGDAIDDALEGDEEEEETEELVSQVLDEIGIDINQELVNAPSAAVSAPAAKGKVAQAEATGNDDGGIDSDLQARLDNLRRM from the exons ATGAGTTTCCTCTTTGGGAAGAGAAAAACTCCCGCAG AGCTTCTGCGGGAGAATAAGAGGATGCTGGACAAATCTATTAGAGAGATAGAGAGGGAGAGGCAAGGTCTTCAGAACCAAGAGAAGAAACTGATTGCAGAGATAAAGAAAACTGCAAAGCAAGGGCAGatg GGAGCTGTAAAGGTGATGGCGAAAGACCTTATCCGAACTCGACATCAAATTGAAAAGTTCTATAAGCTGAAATCACAGCTCCAAGGCGTATCTCTTCGAATTCAA ACATTGAAATCAACACAAGCAATGGGAGAAGCAATGAAAGGCGTGACAAAGGCAATGGGCCGGATGAACAGGCAGATGAACTTGCCGTCGTTGCAGAAAATTATGCAAGAATTCGAGATGCAGAACGAGAAGATGGAGATGGTTAGTGAGGTAATGGGTGACGCTATTGATGATGCTCTGGAAGGTgatgaagaagaggaagaaacaGAAGAACTTGTGAGCCAAGTTCTCGATGAAATCGGAATCGATATCAATCAAGAG CTTGTCAATGCACCATCAGCTGCTGTTTCTGCACCAGCTGCAAAGGGTAAGGTTGCACAGGCAGAAGCAACCGGGAATGACGACGGTGGGATAGATAGTGACTTACAAGCAAGGCTAGACAATTTGAGAAGGATGTAG
- the LOC105794462 gene encoding nuclear transcription factor Y subunit A-5, whose protein sequence is MASRVRILPKENLLISCPPWWNSNEQQFVEIVPQNVSLKKAENHSQLYHNAKRFDLQLLDHEPTLAEAGVTGVNNSQCNSSESGQVESCRKDIEGQTKPVYLLNNPNTLLSPSHPNYNRSMACAQYPYTDAYFTGLFTPYGQQTIMTGTAPTRIPLPLDLAEDEPIYVNPKQYHGILRRRRHRAKLETRNKLVKSRKPYLHESRHLHAMNRIRGSGGRFLSKKKPQRSDPTSIYISDIGCLDQKDNNRSELESRCSHTAEYGGSCTSCSHISSITNNGGDISRRAVSSCNGIQNCASLVR, encoded by the exons ATGGCTAGTCGGGTTCGAATCTTGCCGAAGGAAAATTTACTTATTAGTTGCCCACCGTGGTGGAATTCAAACGAACAGCAATTTGTTGAGATTGTACCACAGAATGTGAGCTTGAAGAAAGCAGAAAATCACTCTCAACTATATCATAATGCAAAGCGTTTCGATCTTCAACTACTAGACCACGAACCAACATTAGCTGAAGCAGGTGTCACGGGAGTGAATAATTCGCAATGCAATTCATCGGAATCTG GTCAGGTTGAAAGTTGCAGGAAAGACATCGAAGGTCAAACGAAGCCGGTTTACCTGCTTAACAATCCAAACACATTGTTAAGCCCTTCTCACCCAAACTATAACCGTTCAATG GCTTGTGCTCAATATCCTTATACTGATGCTTACTTTACCGGGCTATTTACTCCGTACGGGCAACAGACTATT ATGACCGGAACTGCACCGACTCGAATTCCGTTGCCTCTTGATCTTGCAGAAGATGAGCCCATTTACGTCAATCCAAAACAATATCATGGGATTCTCAGGAGGAGGCGACATCGTGCAAAGCTCGAGACGCGAAACAAGCTCGTTAAATCTCGAAAG CCATACCTTCACGAATCTCGCCATCTTCATGCAATGAATCGAATTCGGGGATCCGGCGGACGTTTTCTTAGCAAAAAGAAACCCCAACGGTCCGATCCAACCTCCATTTACATCTCGGATATCGGTTGCTTAGACCAAAAGGATAATAATAGATCGGAACTTGAGAGCCGTTGCTCGCATACGGCAGAATACGGTGGTTCATGTACGAGCTGCTCTCACATTTCAAGTATCACCAACAATGGTGGTGACATATCTCGCCGTGCGGTCAGTTCGTGCAATGGAATACAAAACTGTGCTTCGCTTGTCCGGTGA
- the LOC105794390 gene encoding myosin-17 produces MAAPVNIIVGSHVWVEDPTVAWIDGEVFKISGEEVHVQTTNGKTAVANISKVFPKDTEAPPGGVDDMTKLSYLHEPGVLHNLAMRYELNEIYTYTGNILIAINPFQRLPHLYDTHMMEQYKGAAFGELNPHVFAVADVAYRAMMNEGKSNSILVSGESGAGKTETTKMLMRYLAYLGGRSGVEGRTVEQQVLESNPVLEAFGNAKTVRNNNSSRFGKFVELQFDKSGRISGAAVRTYLLERSRVCQISNPERNYHCFYLLCAAPPEVKEKFKLGDPKSFHYLNQSDCYALDGVDDAQEYIATIRAMDVVGISEEEQEAIFGVVAAILHLGNVDFAKGSEVDSSVIKDEKSRFHLNMTAELLKCDVKSLEDALVKRVMVTPEEIIKRPLDPVAAVGSRDALAKTIYSRLFDWLVDKINSSIGQDPNSKQLIGVLDIYGFESFKFNSFEQFCINFTNEKLQQHFNQHVFKMEQEEYTKEEINWSYIEFVDNQDVLDLIEKKPGGIIALLDEACMFPKSTHETFAQKLFQTFKNNKRFIKPKLSRTSFTISHYAGEVTYLADLFLDKNKDYVVAEHQDLLTASTCSFVASLFPPPAEESSKSSKFSSIGSRFKLQLQSLMDTLNSTEPHYIRCVKPNNVLKPAIFENANIIQQLRCGGVLEAIRISCAGYPTRRTFSEFLNRFGVLAPEILEGNNDDKVACQMILDKMGLKGYQIGKTKVFLRAGQMAELDARRAEVLGHAARTIQRQIRTYIARKEFIALRKAAIMLQSHWRGISACKLYEQLRREAGALKIQKNFRRHTARESYLTVRSSTITLQTGLRAMAARNEFRFRKQTKAAIIIQATLRCHAAYSYYRSLQKAAITTQCGWRRRVARRELRKLKMAARETGALKEAKDKLEKRVEELTWRLQLEKRLRTDLEEEKAQEIAKLQESLQAMQLQVEEANARVKKEQEAARKAIEEAPPIIKETPVIVQDTEKVNSLTAEVESLKASLQSERKATEEARNACTDAEARNAELVKKLEDSERRVDQLQESVQRLEEKLSNSQSEIQVLRQQSLAISPTGKSLTTRQRTMIVPRTPENGNVTNGETKVLSDMTLAISNVREPESEEKPQKCLNEKQQENQDILIKCISQNLGFSGCKPIAACVIYKCLLHWRSFEVEKTTVFDRIIQTIASSIEVQDNNDVLAYWLSNSSTLLMLLQRTLKASGAASWTPQRRRASSASLFGRMSQGLRSSPQSAGLSFLNGRGLSRLDDLRQVEAKYPALLFKQQLTAFLEKIYGMIRDNLKKEISPLIGLCIQAPRTSRASMVKGRSHANAVVQKALIAHWQSIVKSLNRYLNIMKANHVPPFLARKVFTQIFSFINVQLFNSLLLRRECCSFSNGEYVKAGLAELEQWCNEATEEYAGLAWDELKHIRQAIGFLVIHQKPKKTLNEITKELCPVLSIQQLYRISTMYWDDKYGTHSVSSDVIANMRVMMTEDTNNAVSSSFLLDDDSSIPFTVDDISKSLQQIDIADVDPPALIRENSGFGFLLPRSE; encoded by the exons ATG GCTGCTCCTGTTAACATTATTGTAGGTTCTCATGTATGGGTCGAAGATCCTACAGTTGCATGGATTGATGGAGAAGTTTTTAAAATCAGTGGTGAAGAAGTCCATGTCCAGACAACAAATGGAAAAACT GCTGTGGCAAATATCTCAAAAGTTTTTCCAAAAGATACTGAAGCACCTCCCGGAGGTGTTGATGACATGACAAAGCTCTCATATTTGCATGAACCTGGAGTTCTGCATAACTTGGCTATGAGATATGAACTTAATGAAATCTAT ACATACACTGGCAATATCTTGATTGCTATAAATCCATTCCAAAGGTTACCACACCTGTATGACACTCACATGATGGAACAATATAAAGGGGCTGCATTTGGAGAGCTGAATCCTCATGTTTTTGCGGTTGCGGACGTTGCATACAG GGCAATGATGAACGAGGGGAAAAGCAACTCAATTCTGGTTAGTGGAGAAAGTGGTGCTGGTAAGACTGAGACTACAAAGATGCTTATGCGTTACCTTGCATACCTTGGTGGTCGATCTGGAGTCGAAGGGCGAACGGTTGAACAACAAGTTCTAGAA TCAAATCCTGTTCTTGAAGCTTTTGGAAATGCAAAAACTGTTAGGAACAACAACTCAAG TCGTTTTGGTAAATTTGTTGAGCTCCAATTTGACAAGAGTGGGAGGATATCTGGGGCAGCTGTTCGTACATATTTGCTGGAACGGTCTCGAGTTTGCCAAATTTCAAATCCTGAAAGAAATTACCACTGCTTTTACCTTCTTTGTGCTGCACCGCCAGAG GTTAAAGAAAAGTTTAAGTTGGGTGACCCTAAATCTTTCCATTACCTTAATCAATCAGACTGCTATGCATTGGATGGGGTAGACGATGCTCAGGAGTACATTGCAACTATAAGGGCCATGGATGTAGTTGGAATTAGCGAGGAAGAGCAG GAGGCAATTTTTGGTGTTGTGGCTGCCATTTTACATCTTGGGAATGTTGACTTTGCTAAGGGATCTGAGGTTGACTCTTCTGTTATCAAGGATGAGAAATCTAGGTTCCATCTTAATATGACAGCTGAGCTACTCAA GTGTGATGTCAAGAGCTTGGAAGATGCGCTGGTAAAGCGTGTAATGGTTACCCctgaagaaattattaaaagacCTCTGGATCCTGTTGCTGCTGTTGGTAGTAGGGATGCATTAGCCAAAACCATATATTCTCGCTTGTTCGATTG GCTTGTTGATAAGATCAATTCTTCAATTGGACAAGATCCAAACTCAAAGCAACTGATTGGAGTCCTTGATATTTATGGGTTCGAGAGCTTTAAGTTTAACAG TTTTGAGCAGTTCTGCATCAATTTTACTAATGAAAAACTACAGCAACATTTCAATCAG CATGTGTTTAAAATGGAACAGGAGGAATACACAAAAGAAGAAATCAATTGGAGCTACATAGAATTTGTTGATAACCAGGATGTGTTGGATTTGATAGAAAAG AAACCTGGAGGAATCATTGCACTTCTCGATGAAGCTTG TATGTTTCCTAAGTCCACACATGAAACATTTGCTCAGAAGTTGTTCCAGACATTCAAAAACAACAAGCGTTTTATCAAACCGAAGCTATCTCGTACTAGTTTTACTATTTCTCACTATGCTGGGGAG GTTACTTATCTGGCTGATTTGTTCCTTGACAAGAACAAAGATTATGTCGTGGCTGAACATCAGGATCTTTTGACCGCCTCAACATGCTCCTTTGTGGCTAGTTTGTTTCCTCCTCCGGCCGAGGAGTCTTCAAAATCATCTAAATTTTCGTCCATTGGATCACGCTTTAAG CTTCAACTTCAATCTTTAATGGACACATTGAACTCAACAGAACCTCACTATATCAGATGTGTGAAGCCAAACAATGTACTCAAGCCTGCAATTTTTGAGAATGCCAATATAATTCAGCAACTACGATGTGGT GGTGTCCTTGAGGCAATTAGGATCAGCTGTGCAGGATATCCAACAAGAAGAACATTTTCTGAGTTTCTTAACCGTTTTGGTGTTCTTGCTCCagaaattttggagggaaa TAATGATGACAAGGTTGCCTGTCAAATGATCCTGGATAAGATGGGGTTGAAAGGTTATCAG ATAGGTAAGACCAAAGTTTTCCTTAGAGCTGGTCAGATGGCTGAGTTAGATGCTAGAAGAGCAGAAGTGCTTGGACATGCAGCCAGAACCATTCAAAGGCAAATTCGGACATATATTGCACGGAAGGAGTTCATTGCACTACGTAAAGCTGCCATCATGTTGCAATCTCATTGGCGAG GCATATCAGCCTGCAAATTGTATGAGCAGTTGAGAAGGGAAGCAGGTGCTTTGAAGATCCAAAAGAACTTTAGGCGGCACACTGCCAGGGAATCCTATTTAACAGTAAGGTCGTCTACAATCACATTGCAGACTGGCTTAAGGGCAATGGCTGCTCGAAATGAATTCAGATTCAGAAAGCAAACTAAGGCTGCAATCATCATTCAG GCTACTTTGCGTTGCCATGCTGCATACTCTTATTATAGGAGTCTCCAGAAAGCTGCAATTACTACTCAATGTGGTTGGAGGAGAAGGGTTGCGAGGAGAGAGCTCAGAAAGCTTAAGATG GCTGCCCGAGAAACAGGGGCTCTAAAAGAAGCAAAAGACAAACTGGAAAAGCGCGTGGAAGAACTTACATGGCGTTTGCAGTTGGAGAAACGTTTAAGG ACTGATTTAGAAGAGGAGAAGGCACAAGAAATTGCCAAGTTACAGGAATCTTTGCAAGCAATGCAATTACAAGTGGAAGAAGCAAATGCTAGAGTCAAGAAAGAGCAAGAAGCAGCTCGGAAAGCTATTGAGGAAGCTCCTCCAATCATTAAGGAGACTCCTGTTATAGTTCAGGACACTGAAAAGGTCAATTCCTTAACTGCTGAGGTAGAGAGTTTGAAG GCTTCATTGCAATCAGAAAGAAAAGCCACAGAGGAGGCTCGTAATGCTTGTACGGATGCTGAGGCCAGAAATGCAGAGCTGGTGAAGAAACTTGAAGATTCAGAGCGAAGAGTGGATCAACTTCAGGAATCTGTGCAGAG GTTGGAAGAGAAGCTTTCCAATTCGCAATCTGAGATTCAAGTACTGCGTCAGCAGTCACTGGCAATATCACCGACAGGAAAATCTTTGACTACAAGACAAAGAACAATGATTGTTCCG AGGACACCCGAGAATGGAAATGTTACAAATGGAGAAACAAAGGTTTTATCG GACATGACTCTTGCCATATCAAATGTACGTGAGCCTGAATCTGAGGAAAAACCTCAGAAATGCCTCAACGAAAAGCAGCAG GAGAACCAGGACATACTAATCAAGTGCATATCACAAAATTTGGGATTCTCTGGGTGCAAACCAATTGCTGCTTGTGTCATATACAAATGTCTTCTTCACTGGAGGTCATTTGAAGTGGAAAAAACTACAGTTTTTGACCGCATCATTCAAACAATAGCTTCTTCCATAGAG GTCCAGGACAATAATGATGTCTTAGCATATTGGTTATCCAACTCATCGACATTATTGATGCTGCTCCAACGCACGCTTAAAGCAAGTGGAGCTGCAAGTTGGACACCACAAAGGCGAAGAGCATCATCAGCTTCACTCTTTGGGAGGATGTCCCAA GGACTACGTTCATCTCCCCAAAGTGCCGGTCTTTCATTTCTTAATGGTCGTGGACTTAGTCGGCTAGATGACTTACGGCAAGTTGAGGCCAAGTACCCTGCATTATTGTTTAAGCAACAACTTACTGCCTTCCTTGAGAAGATATATGGAATGATAAGAGACAATCTAAAGAAAGAGATCTCTCCACTGATCGGATTGTGTATTCAG GCTCCTAGGACATCACGGGCAAGTATGGTGAAGGGACGTTCGCATGCAAATGCTGTTGTTCAGAAAGCTTTAATTGCTCATTGGCAAAGTATTGTTAAAAGCTTGAACCGTTATTTGAATATAATGAAAGCAAACCAT GTACCTCCCTTCTTAGCTCGTAAAGTGTTCACTCAGATATTCTCATTCATTAACGTTCAGCTATTCAACAG TCTTCTTTTGCGACGTGAATGTTGCTCATTCAGTAATGGAGAGTATGTGAAAGCTGGTTTAGCTGAATTAGAACAATGGTGCAACGAGGCAACCGAGGAA TATGCAGGTTTGGCATGGGATGAACTGAAACACATAAGACAGGCTATAGGATTCCTG GTTATTCATCAGAAACCGAAAAAGACCTTGAACGAAATAACTAAAGAGCTTTGCCCG GTACTAAGCATACAACAACTATACCGAATCAGCACAATGTACTGGGATGACAAATATGGAACACATAGTGTGTCATCAGAT GTCATTGCAAATATGAGAGTTATGATGACTGAGGACACCAACAATGCCGTTAGTAGTTCGTTCCTATTAGACGATGACTCAAG CATCCCGTTTACGGTCGATGACATCTCTAAGTCCCTACAACAAATAGACATAGCCGATGTCGATCCTCCGGCACTGATCCGCGAAAATTCCGGGTTCGGTTTCTTACTCCCACGTTCAGAATGA